A single genomic interval of Lathyrus oleraceus cultivar Zhongwan6 chromosome 7, CAAS_Psat_ZW6_1.0, whole genome shotgun sequence harbors:
- the LOC127104773 gene encoding uncharacterized protein LOC127104773, which translates to MAPQKPLSSKHSKKKQDSSFPPVHDLKGPMTIGNQQYVPEPPNEKEKDCIYKSQVLIPVLISGNYHAMLGPLPNPEIKPERLREFFPSYFHTKPIGAGRKPQPKEKVVEQKDSSSSTDIGELDLTYLNFPRIFRTCPWSKDPSDYVSWLDKIEKVKGSFWKEVGIFDLIQLSRVGPNICPNMLLASLYFWDSTYNTFHLPCGMVTPTLFDAAAIVGLHPNGIDFDPTVLSEDTIAFETSLAPYSLFMSYYHDKSTTEVLDVEHIAFLTLWLSKYVFCSRSLQVAKRFITIANQLHAGTKLCLSEMILANLYESLSESVHFLKNTKSQGKINLSGPFWLLQLWLNATFEASLPVAPEIDEEEVNNRTVEWPRLVLLTPTDEGISLRQAFKSYVMMFAKSHQFTSTMAPFADRKTGPKWFTQQLPLEMQKDENTFLNVWESFLTPRLLFSYRNTTKNQIALIVYQPNLVSRQFGLIQIKPQPIFPKKGSIIFYNSLHTEDEGKELSKKLADASLDIRPVIFRPSFLCTPEFDEWWKDYYSNKFFDVAAFATHLTNAFAFVQDRTKKAVKIPAKKAVVEASPSTAKKPSTKVSRKPSTIQKKKSEEERKEDKVPSEESGDESPELIPPPQKKKKLTKVSSQRSIVNPIRKDSASTSPAKPQSRDMGSGKSGFNTEIPEEQVAVEKTPEKILEETAPEEDVPTSDHDMQTVEEFDTTVGDASEDESPPHPGLHVAPQGDDIEMEVVVEDDPEDGAARDGDNQSKRTEVERISTRNTPPASDRAQGSGKFTVKDELHMKKYEENEEVEEIEQIQEIWKKL; encoded by the exons ATGGCGCCTCAAAAACCCTTAAGCAGTAAACactccaagaagaaacaagactcatcttttcctcctgtgcatgatttaaaagggccaatgaccattggaaatcaacagtatgttccggaacctccaaatgaaaaggaaaaagactgcatctataaatctcaggtactaatccctgttcttatttctggaaattatcacgctatgttaggtccccttccaaatccagagattaaaccagagcgtttaagagaattttttccatcttactttcacacaaaacccataggcgctggaagaaaacctcagcctaaagagaaagttgtagaacaaaaagattcatcgagttcgacggatattggagagttggacttaacctatttgaattttcccaggatatttagaacctgcccatggtcgaaagatccttctgactacgtatcttggttagataaaatcgaaaaagttaaagggtctttttggaaagaagtaggcattttcgaccttatccagttgtcgagagtaggacccaatatctgcccaaacatgcttttggcttctctctacttttgggatagtacttacaacacctttcaccttccttgtgggatggttacgcctaCCCTTTTCGACGCAGCAGCCATTGTTGGTCTTCACCCCAATGGTATAGATTTCGACCCTACTGTCTTAAGTGAAGATACCATTGCTTTCGAGACTAGCCTTGCACCCTACTCCTTATTCATGTCCTATTACCATGATAAGAGTACCACTGAAGTTTTAGATGTCGAACATATAGCCTTTTTGACACTATGGCTGTCCAAATATGTGTTCTGTTCTCGCTCTCTTCAAGttgccaagagatttatcaccatagccaatcagcttcatgcaggcacgaaactatgtttgagcgaaatgattctggcgaaTCTCTATGAATCTCTGAGCGAGAGCGTACATTTCTTAAAGAACACCAAATCCCAAGGGAAAATCAACTTATCAGGACCTTTTTGGCTCTTGCAActatggctcaatgccacctttgaagctagtcttcctgtagcaccagaaatagatgaagaagaagtaaacaataggactgtcgaatggccaagattagtgctactaacgccaactgatgaaggaatcagccttcgacaagcttttaaaagctatgttatgatgtttgctaaaagtcatcaatttacttcgaccatggcaccttttgctgatagaaaaaccggacctaagtggtttacccaacaactgccctTGGAGATGCAGAAGGACGAAAACacatttctgaatgtttgggaatcgttcttgacccctaggctccttttttcttatcgtaacaccactaaaaaccaaattgctttgatagtttatcaacccaaccttgtttctagacaatttggtctaatccaaatcaaacctcaacctatattccccaaaaaggggtccatcatcttttataactcccttcacactgaagacgaaggcaaagagctgtcgaagaaactagctgatgcttctctcgacattcgaccagttatttttcgaccatcattcttatgcactcctgagtttgatgaatggtggaaggattattattccaacaaattttttgacgtagctgcttttgctacacatttgacaaatgctttcgcttttgtgcaggatcggaccaaaaaag ccgtgaagatccctgctaagaaagctgttgtcgaagcgtcgcccagtactgctaagaagccttcgacaaag gtaagtcgaaaaccctcaacaatccaaaagaagaagagtgaagaggagagaaaagaggataaagtccctagtgaagagtctggtgatgaatctccagagttaatccctccccctcagaagaaaaagaaactcacgaaggtctcttcccaaagGTCCATTGTTAACCCAATCAGGAAGGATTCTGCCAGTACTTCTCCTGCCAAGCCTCAGTCGAGAGATATGGGGAGTGGGAAATCCGGTTTTAATACTGAAATTCCTGAg GAACAAGTGGCTGTCGAAAAAACGCCTGAGAAAATTTTGGAGGAAACAGCCCCAGAGGAAGATGTCCCCACAAGTGACCATGATATGCAAACCGTAGAAGAATTCGACACTACAGTGGGTGACGCCtctgaagatgaatctcctcctcatccaggattgCATGTTGCACCTCAGGGTGATGATATTGAAATGGAGGTTGTAGTCGAAGATGATCCTGAAGATGGAGCTGCCAGAGATGGGGACAACCAGTCGAAACGAACAGAGGTTGAGCGTATTTCGACGCGAAACACTCCACCTGCTTCTGACCGGGCCCAAGGGAGTGGCAAATTCACTG
- the LOC127104774 gene encoding uncharacterized protein LOC127104774 — protein MPLNIDLNTPYIDHEMMECNIAPSINLNDPSSSNFNLSFKDLHGSSSNEEYMEEANMFNCENDFEHGIFNINEDIDVDALYSNEVHVMEEESEFIPNEEDGEETEFNQYESDGETESIAAMSTMNSCGGKLKSGTVIWLASKYSVSIDVIYRIWKQVSQTGDASHKRTKNCGRKRVAVDIEKVRDISLAKRSTLQSLAFALGISKTALFKFVKDGTLRRHSNALKPQMKDSNMKDRLRFCLSMLEETSLPHDPEFKSMHNIVHIDEKWFYMTKKSANYYLLENEDEPYRTCKNKNFIGKVMFLVAVARPRTRLMEFCTR, from the exons ATGCCTCTTAATATTGATCTAAACACTCCAtatattgatcatgaaatgatggAATGCAACATAGCACCATCCATTAATCTAAATGATCCTTCTTCAAGTAATTTTAACTTGTCTTTTAAGGACCTACATGGTAGTTCATCAAATGAAGAATACATGGAAGAAGCTAATATGTTCAATTGTGAAAATGATTTTGAACATGGTATTTTTAATATTAATGAGGACATTGATGTTGATGCTTTATATTCAAATGAAGTTCATGTCATGGAAGAAG AGAGTGAATTTATTCCAAATGAAGAAGATGGAGAGGAGACTGAATTTAATCAATATGAAAGTGATGGAGAAACTGAAAGTATTGCAGCTA TGTCCACAATG AATAGTTGTGGTGGAAAACTAAAATCCGGAACTGTTATATGGTTGGCATCCAAATACTCGGTATCCATCGATGTTATTTATCGAATTTGGAAGCAAGTATCTCAAACAGGTGATGCGTCTCATAAAAGAACAAAAAATTGTGGTCGGAAAAGAGTTGCGGTAGATATTGAAAAAGTGCGGGATATTTCGTTAGCTAAACGTAGCACTCTTCAGAGCCTCGCATTTGCCTTGGGCATTAGCAAAACAGCATTGTTTAAGTTTGTAAAGGATGGGACTTTGCGTCGGCATTCAAATGCTCTAAAGCCACAAATGAAAGATAGCAATATGAAAGATCGTCTTAGATTTTGCTTGTCCATGCTTGAAGAAACTAGTCTTCCTCATGATCCGGAGTTTAAGTCTATGCATAATATCGTCCACATAGATGAAAAATGGTTCTACATGACCAAAAAATCAGCTAACTACTACCTTCTTGAAAATGAGGATGAGCCATATCGCAcatgcaaaaataaaaattttATTGGAAAAGTCATGTTTTTAGTAGCAGTCGCTAGGCCTAGAACAAGACTCATGGAGTTTTGTACAAGATGA